A single region of the Vibrio cyclitrophicus genome encodes:
- a CDS encoding restriction endonuclease subunit S: MGSAPKGSTYVELDSGVPLIAGAADYGDVFPRPKKATLEPTKLCKKGDIIICVRATIGDLNWADKEYCLGRGVAGLRVHDEKLDSKYLWYFIASIEDELYRNSTGSTFPQINKKVIESLEIPLPPLETQKQIAAVLEEADQLRKDCQQMEQELNSLAQSVFIDMFGDPVTNPKGWDVGIIGEMLSSANYGTSEKSSTEKKKFPVLRMNNITYEGNWDFSALKYMDMSKEDENKYLVKSGDILFNRTNSKELVGKTAVYREVSSMAYAGYLVRARCNELAHPDYISSFMNSKYGKKTLQSMCKSIVGMANINAKEFQKIKIAKPPVELQEKFAIRVAAIRTKVADVKQLEAEYNLLFNALMQKAFKGELDL, encoded by the coding sequence ATGGGTTCTGCACCTAAAGGTTCTACATATGTAGAGCTCGATAGCGGTGTGCCACTCATAGCTGGCGCAGCAGACTATGGCGATGTATTTCCTCGACCAAAGAAAGCAACACTTGAACCTACAAAGCTATGTAAAAAAGGCGACATCATAATTTGTGTTCGAGCTACGATTGGTGATTTGAACTGGGCGGATAAAGAATATTGCCTCGGGCGCGGTGTTGCGGGGCTTAGAGTCCATGATGAAAAGTTAGACTCAAAATACTTATGGTACTTTATCGCATCAATTGAAGATGAATTATATCGAAATTCAACGGGTTCGACCTTTCCTCAAATAAATAAGAAAGTAATCGAATCACTTGAAATCCCACTCCCTCCACTAGAAACCCAAAAGCAAATCGCAGCGGTGCTAGAAGAAGCTGACCAACTGCGTAAAGACTGTCAACAAATGGAACAAGAGCTAAACAGCCTCGCTCAGTCAGTGTTTATTGATATGTTTGGTGATCCGGTGACGAATCCTAAGGGGTGGGATGTTGGAATCATTGGCGAAATGCTGTCATCTGCGAACTACGGTACGTCTGAAAAATCCTCTACTGAAAAGAAAAAATTTCCAGTTCTAAGAATGAATAACATTACCTATGAAGGTAATTGGGACTTCTCTGCTTTGAAATACATGGATATGAGTAAGGAAGATGAAAATAAGTACTTAGTTAAAAGTGGAGATATCTTGTTCAATCGAACAAACAGCAAGGAATTGGTTGGTAAAACTGCGGTTTATAGAGAGGTTAGCTCTATGGCTTATGCTGGTTATTTAGTCCGAGCTCGCTGTAATGAATTAGCTCATCCAGACTATATTTCTTCTTTTATGAACTCGAAATACGGGAAAAAGACTCTCCAGTCAATGTGTAAAAGTATTGTTGGAATGGCCAATATTAACGCTAAAGAATTCCAGAAAATCAAAATTGCAAAGCCTCCAGTAGAGTTACAAGAAAAGTTTGCAATAAGAGTTGCCGCTATAAGAACTAAGGTTGCTGACGTTAAGCAGCTAGAAGCTGAGTATAACTTGTTATTCAACGCTCTCATGCAAAAAGCCTTCAAAGGCGAGCTAGACCTATAA